Part of the Heptranchias perlo isolate sHepPer1 unplaced genomic scaffold, sHepPer1.hap1 HAP1_SCAFFOLD_688, whole genome shotgun sequence genome, atcagagaatcagcacagaccagggatcagggcctttacccagtgaactatcagagaatcagcacagaccagggatcagggcctttcacctgtcggagagaacattgtatcacagatcgcttgtgataaaccgacacattctgatttacagccgtgcataacagatgtttgtagctgcgatggccgagtggttaaggggTTGGACTCGGAATCCCCTGGGGATTTCCTGCGTACGTTCGAATCCTCCTCGCAGTGATACTTCTTAAAGTTATGTTTACTGCTCAAATAACGatgaactggagttgacgaaccgcattccctctctcagagagactctccagcgcggctcatgcttttaattcggagcccaatggtctcttgcaaaattgcaagacacgtgaaggaatctctcccaagctccatcttaaattctgcccgttcgcagaacttgacattgatcctatttcttcctatactttgatcccaccttgtctctgtctcttgactctctgtgtttttccctcatggacttctcaggcttcgttgaacggccacggatgatcgaacctggaacaccggcagtgaagggtaaagatggaaagactgagacggggggagtggcgagagggtggatttggaattcctgagtgaccgcactgtgaattttccagatctgcttggagcaccaatcccttcaattcatcacttacagggacaattcgatacccggtttcttttccctgagcttggcgagatcttaaaaattgaaagcgaccaatatcagagcgaacctcgtcaccgacatgatcacagatacagagcggccacactctgcttcagtgaggggaaaacccagagcggtttcaaggttgaatgtaattggaagcaaagctcgttcaatgaaagtgcaggtcattgaggtgcctttaaagtcctgattgtttgaactgaatttctttcaaaagcgcttgagattcaggtggagtgatttggggactccttttccctcttcgcaaaactttgaaccgcagatcaagatccaaagtccagggctaaattagggtttctccagggtatgaaacatcgaatcaagaattataccccgacctcaacgagcccagaaacaagaacgtgtcacggacacattctatgagagggctgtctgtatgatgaaaaggcatttttgaaaagacctcctgatcagttccgtgttggatcctgaacaaaacacagcactgtgtgcTTCTCAAATTCACGAAACACCACGAATTAcacaaaggcaccgctgggagttgaacccaggatctcctgtttaccaGACAAGtgttttaaccaactaagccacggtgcCAATTCATGGTAGcgtttcccacctcctctcattaatatctatcagctacacgtcacattctgttgtgggttcagactgtttgatctttgtctatttcacttgccagtttccctgtgaatcccgatactgactgcgtttcaggctgtgtttatctttctgtgtccatcagtgctttgatacacgaatgaatatttgtgcttgtgtttgtttgttactttaaataaattagggatggacaattctcgctctgacactaaagaactaattgagcaaatttcacagtgaagtgttgtttattgtggtgctgaaactaaaaaaaatcgtaaaaggtgcaacgagggaaaacgagaaaaacttgtgaatgaaattaaggacaactttcaaggtttttacacgtatattaagagaaagaagggtgactaagagtaatgtgggccccttaaagacagatggaggtgatattgtaattgaaaatcaggaaatggcagacttgctaaatcctcacagaaaagcatgaggataataaaccagagacacgaggaaaactgaaaataaatcaaggggattcagtgtaagtaaaataatggtaatggagaaaataatcagactaaagatagacaaatctccaggacctgatgtttaccatcccaggggacgaaggggaataggtgaggaaattggacatgcttcagtcatgatcgttcaaaactctcttgattcaggaattgttccatggattgaaaaaattcaaatatcattccattaattaggaagggtaggagagataaaacaggaaattatagaccgattagtctgacgtctgttgtggggaagttaccagaatctgttattggggaaagaatgactgagcacttggataaacatgaattgatcagagagagccagcatggatttgtaaagggtaagtcaagtctaacgaaaatagttgaactttttgaagatgtaactaacgtggtaaatgatggagtgtctatgggggttatgtgtatattgacttccagaggcattcgttaaggtttaacatcagagactATTCTCATTTCTGTTgacatgtggaattcaaagcaacccattgacattgggagggagttggtttggaggtcggagacagagagtagggttaatgggtatgtactcaaattgacaggatttgattagtggtgtcccccagggatctgtataaatgaggcagataaaggaatagagagtggtatatccaggtttgttgatgacaccaagttaggaggcacagtgagtagtgtagatgggagcataaagttgtaaaaggaaattgatagattcagtgagttggtaaaactgtgtcagatggagcttacatagaattacatcgaatgtacatcacagaaacaggcaattcggcccaactagactataccggtgtttatgctgcagacgagcctcctccaacccctcttcatctaaccctatgagcaaacccgaatattcctttctcctccatgtgtttatctcacttcaccgtaaatgcatccatgatattcgcctgaactactccgtgtgggagcgagctgcacattctaacgcctctctggataaatatgtttctcttgaatgccagattggatttattgatgactattatattcatggccctaagttctgacgtccccactcccaaaagtacaaacaccttatctacatctgacctatcaaacccttgcataatcttaaagtcctgtatcaggtcaccctcagccttctcttttcgatacaaaagagccccagactgttcaaagtttcaatctggggaagtgtgagaccatccactttggcccgaagcaagataaatcagagtattttcaaaatggtgagaagccaggaactgtgggtgagcagagatacttcgggaaatcaggaagagttggcagacaggtgcaaaaaataattaaaatggctaatggaatatcggcctttatctcaagggaactggaattcaaaagggtggaagttatgttagaattctataaactctgttAAGGCCACATTcagagtacggcattcagtcctgggcaccagacctcaggaaggatatattggccttgcaggaggtgcagcgcagaaagaccagaatgataccggggctaaaatggtaacattatgagggcaagttgcgtggacaaggtttgtatttcctcgtgtatagaggattaagtggtgatgtaattcaggtgttgaaggtgattcaatgatccaatggtgggtgtgtgagttggtgctgaatcggtccccttcagtgaagagagggtcagcgggcgcctgacagacacggctcggaacgggactcgcttctctccggcggcagcggctggtttagagagatctctctgtctgctgctgttactccgcctcccgcactctgggagaaccgcggagctcggtcctcatttttctcttctggatccggctccatccgtttactgttgacgggagtgcgtctgataccaagtcagtcagaagcgggtgcaaatcacaacataggcacaggcccaaggactggggactggtttgatattgggtcctttttaagggaccggctgtcgaatgtttgtataataataatgatcagaattaactttgatacaatgaagtttttttcagttatttcccatttccaccctcaacaGTTTTATACAGttacaggtaacaatgtttgagggatgtgatgtccagtgttggtggagtcagtgtaatttaacttgatacattgaagagtctcttgtctatcccaggctcttaccttaagtttagaccctcacctggtttaaaatcggtcactcactgatataaataaaccagtaacaatcccgaaacctcagcggggatatttgttccgatacttaatgacggtcccaatttccactgaaattctcaatcagcaaatcccagaggctgtttcgggtttgacaaactgtgaaacagattgttttaaaagccggaaagagggaaaaactggtggttgatatgaagtgttatacattatctctttctgtttcagatttacaatttctctttgtgtgttactgacaggagaggctataacggagcccagtgactgggtcacgagctgcactgagtcattggcctgtgttacagaccggctcgttggacctgctcatttcgtgaactcgctggtgtctcagcacgtgtgatgactgagtgaatcccttcccacacacggagcaggtgaacagtctctcaaccaatgggcatgcgttgatgtgtcagcagttcatttctgcttttaaagctcttctcacagtcactgcattaaaaggtcactcaatcgtgtcaacaagttaatgtttcagaaggtgggatgatcgagtgaatctcttcccacacacggagcaggtgaacagtctctccccagtgtgagtgcgtcgatgtctcagcagttcgtttctgattttaaatctcttcccacagtcagaacatttaaaggtctctcagtgtgaactcggtggtgtttcagcagggaggatgaccaagcaaatcccttcccacacactgagcaggtgaacggcccctccccagtgtgagtgcgttggtgtgtcagcagattaaatttgcttttatacctcttctcacagtcagaacatttaaaaggtctctcatcggagtgaactcgctggtgtctcagcaggttggatggccgagtgaatctcttcccacatacggagcaggtgaacgccccctctccagtgtgaactcgctggtgtttcagcagggtggatgacccaacgaatcccttcccatacacagagcaggtgaacggcctctccccagtgtgagtgcgttggtgtgtcagcagattaaatttgcttttaaacctcttctcacagtcagaacatttaaaaggtctctcatcggagtgaactcgctggtgtctcagcaggatgaatgaccgagtgaatctcatcccacacaaggagcaggtgaacggcctctccccagtgtgaactcgctggtgtttcagcaggttggatgactgagtgaatcgcttcccacacacggtgcagatgaacggtctctccccagtgtgagtgcgttggtgtctcagcagttcaattttgcttttaaacctcttctcacagtcagaacacttaaaagatctctcatcagagtgaactcgctggtgtctcagcaggatgaaagactgagtgaatctcttcccacacaaggagcaggtgaacggcctctccccagtgtgggtacgttggtgtatcagcagattaattttgcttttaaacctcttctcacagtcagaacatttaaaaggtctctcatcagagtgaactcgctggtgtgtcagcaggatggatgaccgagtgaatctcttcccacacaaggagcaggtgaatggcctctccccagtgtgaactcgctggtgtgtcagcaggatggacgactgagtgaatctcttcccacacacggtgcagatgaacggtctctccccagtgtgagtgcgttggtgtctcagcagttcaattttgcttttaaacctcttctcacagtcagaacatttaaaaggcctctccccagtgtgaactcgctggtgtgtcagaagctcagatgaccaagtgaatcccttcccacacacagagcagatgaactgtctctccccagtgtgagtgcgttggtgtgacagcagattacttttgctttgaaacctcttctcacagtcagaacatttaaaaggtctctcatcagagtgaagtcgctggtgtgtcagcagggtggatgaccgagtgtatcccttcccgcacacagagcaggtgaacggcctctccccagtgtgaactcgctggtgtgtcaggaggagggatgactgagtgaatcccttcccacacacggagcaggtgaacggcctctccccagtgtgaactcgctggtgtgtcaggaggagggatgactgagtgaatcccttcccacacacggagcaggtgaacggcctctccccagtgtgagtacattggtgtgtcagcaggttccttttgcatttaaacctcttctcacagtcagaacatttaaaaggtctctccccagtgtgaactcgctggtgtgtctggaggctggatgaaatagtgaatcccttcccacacacggagcaggtgaacggcctctccccagtgtgggtacgttggtgtatcagcagattaattttgcttttaaacctcatctcacagtcagaacatttaaaaggtctctcatcagagtgaactcgctggtgtgtcagcagggtggatgaatgagcgaatcccttcccacacacggagcaggtgaacggcctctccccagtgtgactgtgttGATGAATTTCCAGcctggacgggtaattgaatcccttcccacagtctccacatttccacggtttctccatggtctgggtgtccttgtgtctctccaggttgatgatcagttgaagcctcgtccacacacagaacacgtgtacggtttctccccgctgtgaacggtgtgatgttttttctggctgtgtaactggttaaagctctttccacagtcagtgcactggaacactctcactcggtgtgtgtctcggtgcttttccactcacactgatgtctaAAAtcatctcccacagacagaacagacaaacatttctccttccacattcaaaggtcgatgatattcaggtcctgatgaatcgagtgactctgtcagatcttgacgtgatctttggtttgagtttccctctgcaaatcctcccctgtaaaagtagtttataaaagttatcactgtaactacaggatagaaattcagatcagataactttactttctatggaacattatttcctctctcattcctcaaagctgtaaatccccgtcccacacactctccctcctccctgtgctgaaatccaaacccatcgcatcatctttcagtggccctaaaccataagtgaaagggtgtgagagagagagtgagtgtgagagggtgtgagagagtgtgagtacagtagtgggctgggtgtggagaatgaagtggggcaggtggagcatgtttcagtggggcagcagtgatcataatctcatttggtttagaacagttatggaaaaggacaggggacagtcaaatgtgaaaattcttaactggaggagggctaattccagtgagttaaaaagggatcttgtccaggtggattggtatcaaaaattggcaggcagaacagtaattgaacagtgggaggccttcaaggaggaattggtttgggtgcagagtagacagattcccacgaggaggaaaggaacagcatccaaagctagagctccctggatgactgaagatatagagatcaccatttctccttcatttacagacgctccctgaccgatcgctatttctccttcattgacagacgctcccggaccgatcaccatttccccttcatttacagacgctccctgaccgatcgctatttctccttcatttacagacgctccctgaccgatcaccatttccccttcatttacagacgctccctgaccgatccccatttccccttcatttcccggcgggtagtgagggggggataatgttcactgttttatattcgggtctggggccgcactcggggtttgtaaagcctgagcctgggcctgagcccggacccgggccccggggtttattgagcctcttgctccgatcctctgacctgcaccgaacgcgctcctcccgcagcctcgactggccgcgcatgctcaggacacactgaccggtaatgagtcactactgcgcctgcgcaccgGGCTCcgctgattcagatagggcacaatctgcaccgcgctgcatgctgggtgctacagccgccattgatgatcttaataccaggccgaaaaacaaagacattggaagcatataattcaagtgtttaatttataatataaataattcaatcgttcaattcatttcataaataattgaatagttcaattcattaaataatcaattgtttaatttattacataaacaattagtgtttatttattatataaaggattcaagtgtttattttattgtagaaataattcaatagtttaattcattatataaattttccttcgtttaatttattatataaagaattcaatatttagttgaattatttatatcataaattaaacacttgaatgatttgtctaataaattaaacacgagacttcattatataataaagtaaacaatttattatgtgtaatgaattaaacctttgaattatttatataatcaattaaacaattcattatgaaattgtttaattcattatgaatgtaatgaattaaacaattgattatttatataataaataacattttgaaattcttcatgcaataaattaaataatggattattaatatgattaaataaacacttgaatctttctatgataagttaaacctttgaattaattatataatttaaacacttgacctctttatataataattttaacacttggattatttatataataaactaaacaattggttatttatataataaactaaacaattggttatttatataataaattaaacaattgattttttataaataaatgaaacacttgaattatttatataatgaattaaacatgaattatttatataataaattaaacaattgaattatttagagaaTCAAATAATCAGttcaatcatttatataataaattaaacaattgttttttatataataaattagacatgcattatataataaattaaacacttgtttatttgtataataatttcatcaattgaattatttagatgctTAATttcttatgaaaataattcaatagtttattttaacaACTGAAGTCgttatgtaagaaattaaacaattgattatttatataatgaattaaactattgaattatttatttaataaataaaaccttttaattatttatataataaattgaactattgaattatttagataataaatgaaacagttgaattatttaaataataaattaaacaaatgaactatttatgtaataaattatacacttgaatgcttcattaataaattaaacacttgtttatttgtataataaattcacaaattgaattatttatacaataaattaaacaacggagctatttatatattaaattatacacttgaattatataattaaactactgaattatttatcaaatatattaatcaatttaattattcatataataaattaaacaattcaataatttacataaaaaatcaaacacttgaattatttataatatattaaacaattgaactcttggttatttatataataaattaatcaatcgaataatttaaactattgaattctctttataataaatgaaacatttgaagtattcatataataaattaaacacttgaaaacaatttaattattgatataataaaataagcaattcattatttatttaatgaatgaaactattgagttatttatattacattttaaacttttcaattattcatacaataaatgaagccagcttggacaaaatggaggcaagcTCGGAGtccgtcttggacaaaatggcggccggcatggccaccatcttggaaaaaatggcagcaagcacggccgccatcttggaaaACATAGGGGCAGGCGCGGCCGCCATCTTGggcaaaatggcggcaagcgcgGCCAcaatcttggaaaaaatggcagccGCCGCCATCTTGTCACATGGCGGCAAGAGGccgacagagtgtccccagtgatcccgcagtgaccccagaatgtcccagtaaccccagagtgatgccggggtcccagagtgcacccagtcagcccagagtgaggccagggtgcagccggggatcccagagcgatgccagagcggcggcctttgcgtttgggccaccacaacaaccaccaccacaactgtactgtacgtgtacagcacagagtgggcaaaagggaacgattcactcctgtctggtactgtacggcccgtgtgtgtctcagtgtgagctcctgtacatgtacagcacacagtgggtaaaagggaacgattcactcctgtctggtactgtacggcccgtgtgtgtctcagtgtcagctcctgtacatgtacagcacacagtgggtaaaagggaacgattcactcctgtctggtactggacggcccgtgtgtgtctcagtgtgagctcctgtacatgtacagcacacggtgggtaaaagggaacgattcactcctgtctgatactgtacggcccgtgtgtgactcagtgtgagctcctgttcatgtacagcacacagtgggtaaaagggaacgattcactgagagattgcaatgttgagtgtaacggttatttgaggggttcagtccctaaacgggctgtgttttgacagacactttttgcagtaaggagttgagtttagtttagggaggtgggtacaatccgtgtctgggactcactggccctgtgaaatgttgaattttgttcacaatatggtgtgtttggattaatgggggactcggtttaactccactgggctggattgttttataaatctctcattgactgggtctttcagaccaagatgggagctgcttctctctctctgtaaacaccctgaggcagtgaaacactctctgacaaactgttcacaggaaccaacccatcagacatggggaa contains:
- the LOC137318256 gene encoding zinc finger protein 268-like — its product is MEKPWKCGDCGKGFNYPSRLEIHQHSHTGERPFTCSVCGKGFAHSSTLLTHQRVHSDERPFKCSDCEMRFKSKINLLIHQRTHTGERPFTCSVCGKGFTISSSLQTHQRVHTGERPFKCSDCEKRFKCKRNLLTHQCTHTGERPFTCSVCGKGFTQSSLLLTHQRVHTGERPFTCSVCGKGFTQSSLLLTHQRVHTGERPFTCSVCGKGYTRSSTLLTHQRLHSDERPFKCSDCEKRFQSKSNLLSHQRTHTGERQFICSVCGKGFTWSSELLTHQRVHTGERPFKCSDCEKRFKSKIELLRHQRTHTGERPFICTVCGKRFTQSSILLTHQRVHTGERPFTCSLCGKRFTRSSILLTHQRVHSDERPFKCSDCEKRFKSKINLLIHQRTHTGERPFTCSLCGKRFTQSFILLRHQRVHSDERSFKCSDCEKRFKSKIELLRHQRTHTGERPFICTVCGKRFTQSSNLLKHQRVHTGERPFTCSLCGMRFTRSFILLRHQRVHSDERPFKCSDCEKRFKSKFNLLTHQRTHTGERPFTCSVYGKGFVGSSTLLKHQRVHTGEGAFTCSVCGKRFTRPSNLLRHQRVHSDERPFKCSDCEKRYKSKFNLLTHQRTHTGEGPFTCSVCGKGFAWSSSLLKHHRVHTERPLNVLTVGRDLKSETNC